In Candidatus Sedimenticola sp. (ex Thyasira tokunagai), the following proteins share a genomic window:
- a CDS encoding NADH-ubiquinone oxidoreductase-F iron-sulfur binding region domain-containing protein, producing the protein MSKNIRALSARSPEGNTLFAEYGLIADKHGTLSSDEIRKIAEKHLIAPGVIQGSHSFYDFLRETNRGKRAYRCKGTACRLSQKTQPAHADLAAHYSTSEVGEMACVGRCYRGGGMVTEGKTFDCETLADLKKTHSKPHNREHVPFFAAASINVFGSIISDIDAFYQSLPQQAGVIVQELERSGLRGRGGAGFPFASKLKACAEMPEGKKYIVCNADEGDPGAFSDRYLLEDQPHRVLGGMLLAVLACGARHGFLYIRAEYPEAIELMTAAIAQYRTTLAYRQSGVEFHVIRGAGAYVCGEETALLNSIEGLRPEVRVRPPYPAQAGLFGMPTLLSNVETFAALPWIAENGGEAFAAIGNGVSTGSKLISLDHSFNHPGVYEVDMGLPLDRLISDLAGGFRYPVKGLQVGGPLGGVLPIDKSAELTIDFESFDQAGFLLGHAGIIAIPKSFPMIEFLRHLFDYMADESCGKCVPCRIGTRKGSDMLNQASPKQPLDGRLLSDLLETLALGSLCALGGGLPLPVRNILEYFPDEMELFIAKGTK; encoded by the coding sequence ATGTCTAAGAATATACGCGCACTAAGCGCCCGCTCTCCTGAAGGGAATACCCTCTTTGCTGAATATGGCCTGATTGCTGATAAACACGGCACCCTCTCCAGCGATGAGATTCGAAAGATTGCCGAAAAACACCTGATTGCACCAGGGGTAATTCAGGGCAGTCACTCTTTCTATGACTTTCTCAGGGAGACAAACAGGGGTAAGCGCGCTTATCGATGCAAGGGAACGGCTTGTCGGCTTTCGCAAAAAACCCAACCGGCTCACGCAGATCTGGCTGCACACTACTCAACATCAGAGGTGGGTGAGATGGCCTGTGTCGGTCGCTGCTACCGGGGAGGGGGCATGGTGACCGAAGGTAAGACCTTTGACTGTGAAACCCTGGCCGATCTGAAAAAGACCCACTCAAAACCCCATAACCGCGAGCATGTGCCTTTTTTCGCGGCAGCCTCTATCAATGTTTTTGGCTCGATCATTAGTGATATCGACGCCTTCTATCAATCGTTGCCGCAGCAAGCAGGCGTGATCGTCCAAGAGTTGGAGCGTTCCGGCTTGAGGGGTCGGGGAGGAGCCGGTTTCCCGTTTGCATCGAAGCTCAAAGCTTGTGCTGAGATGCCGGAGGGGAAAAAATATATTGTCTGCAATGCTGACGAGGGCGACCCCGGAGCATTCAGTGACCGTTATCTGCTGGAGGATCAACCACATCGGGTACTGGGTGGAATGCTGCTTGCCGTCCTTGCCTGTGGTGCGCGTCATGGCTTTCTCTATATCAGGGCCGAATATCCTGAGGCGATAGAGCTCATGACTGCCGCCATAGCGCAGTATCGAACGACGCTTGCCTACCGACAATCCGGTGTTGAGTTCCACGTTATCAGGGGGGCGGGGGCTTACGTCTGCGGCGAGGAGACTGCGCTGCTCAACTCCATTGAGGGGTTGCGTCCCGAAGTGCGGGTACGCCCACCCTACCCGGCACAGGCGGGACTCTTTGGCATGCCGACCCTGCTGAGCAATGTAGAGACCTTTGCCGCCCTCCCCTGGATTGCTGAAAATGGGGGCGAGGCCTTTGCTGCAATCGGTAATGGAGTGAGTACCGGCAGCAAACTGATCTCGCTTGATCACAGCTTCAACCATCCGGGTGTTTATGAGGTGGATATGGGTCTGCCTCTGGACCGGCTCATCTCAGATCTGGCAGGTGGTTTTCGCTATCCCGTTAAGGGACTGCAGGTCGGCGGCCCCCTGGGAGGGGTGCTGCCTATCGATAAAAGTGCCGAGCTGACCATTGATTTCGAGTCTTTCGATCAAGCGGGATTTCTACTGGGTCACGCCGGTATTATCGCCATCCCCAAGAGCTTCCCGATGATCGAGTTTCTGCGACATCTGTTTGACTATATGGCTGACGAATCCTGCGGCAAGTGTGTGCCCTGCCGGATAGGTACACGCAAGGGTTCGGATATGCTCAATCAGGCAAGCCCTAAGCAGCCACTGGATGGCCGACTCCTTTCAGATCTACTTGAGACCCTTGCTTTGGGTTCGCTCTGTGCACTGGGAGGAGGATTGCCGCTACCGGTACGAAATATCCTGGAGTATTTCCCCGATGAGATGGAGCTGTTTATTGCCAAGGGGACGAAGTAA
- a CDS encoding metallophosphoesterase has translation MKVALFSDVQGNQPAMEVVLEHIHAWNPDLVVLNGDLINRGPNNPQCLELFLQFQQQHSSVPIRGNHEEFVLYCAKNPPANENKAALRQFADWTTRQLGDQVQQFAKWADHLNFHGEEDDQWVHVTHGTLKGNRDGISSSIPDDKLEHKLPEQIALFVTAHTHKVHERLFKGIQILNIGSVGSPFDGDPRASYAQLELRNGSWRRKIIRLAYDRDRMARDCEESGFLDKGGPLTRVIFEEWRRADLLMPFWNRRYREAVLDGRISMQKAVDEFLSGV, from the coding sequence ATGAAAGTCGCTCTCTTTTCAGATGTTCAGGGTAACCAGCCGGCAATGGAGGTGGTATTGGAGCATATCCATGCCTGGAACCCGGATTTGGTGGTGCTTAACGGCGACCTGATCAATCGCGGCCCGAACAATCCACAGTGTCTGGAGCTGTTCTTACAGTTTCAACAGCAGCACAGCTCTGTTCCGATCCGTGGCAATCATGAGGAGTTCGTACTCTATTGTGCGAAAAATCCACCTGCAAATGAAAATAAGGCGGCGCTACGCCAGTTTGCCGACTGGACAACAAGGCAGTTGGGGGATCAGGTTCAGCAGTTTGCCAAATGGGCGGATCATCTCAACTTTCACGGAGAAGAAGATGACCAGTGGGTGCATGTTACCCACGGCACTTTGAAGGGAAACAGGGATGGCATCTCCAGTAGCATCCCTGATGATAAGCTGGAGCACAAACTGCCCGAGCAGATCGCTCTTTTCGTCACAGCTCACACCCATAAGGTGCATGAGCGTCTATTCAAGGGTATTCAAATACTCAATATCGGCTCTGTTGGGTCCCCTTTTGATGGTGACCCGCGTGCCAGCTACGCCCAACTTGAGCTTCGTAACGGCTCGTGGCGCAGAAAAATCATACGCCTGGCCTATGACCGTGATCGCATGGCCCGAGACTGTGAGGAGTCGGGATTTCTCGATAAAGGTGGCCCTCTGACCCGAGTCATCTTTGAAGAGTGGCGGCGAGCCGATCTCCTGATGCCCTTCTGGAACAGACGTTACAGAGAGGCGGTTCTCGATGGCCGGATCAGCATGCAAAAAGCCGTGGATGAATTTTTGTCCGGGGTATAA